ATATGCCTAGCTAGAAGCGGTCGATCGGGGTCGTCGCGCGGTCTCTCGGGCGGTCTACGTGATTGATAAGTCAGTCGGTCGCAATGCTGGGCCGCATCGGGTAGTGCGAGCCTAGAACGAACGTGCTGAGCTGAATCCGTGGACCCGACCGAGTCGAAGACGCGAACCGACGAGCCGTCCGCCACCCGCTGGCGAGTGCTGGCCGTCTGCCTGATCGCGGGATTCATGACGCTGCTGGACGTCAGCATCGTCAACGTCGCGCTGCCGTCCATCCAGCAGGGCCTGGACGCGCCCGCCGCCGCGCTGTCCTGGGTGGTCTCCGGCTACGCGCTGACCTTCGGCCTGGTGCTGGTGCCCGCGGGCCGGCTGGGCGACGACCGGGGCCGGAGCAGGATGTTCCTGCTGGCGCTGGGCGCGTTCACGGTGGCCAGCGCGCTGGCCGGATTCGCGATGACACCGCTGTGGCTGGTGGTGGCCCGTCTCCTGCAGGGCGTGGCGGGCGGACTGCTCAATCCGCAGGTGCTCGGCCTGATGCAGCAGCTGTTCCACGGTCGTGAGCGCGGCAAGGCCTTCGGCCTGTTCGGCGCCGTGGTGGGCATCTCCACCGCGATCGGCCCGCTGCTCGGTGGCCTGATCATCCAGCTGGCGGGCGCGGAGCACGGCTGGCGCTGGGTGTTCTTCGTGAACCTGCCGATCGGCGCGGCGGCGATCCTGTACGGGATGCGCGTCCTGCCGCGCGACACCCGGCGGGAGGCGGCCCGGAGCCTCGACCTGGTGGGCGTGCTGCTGCTCGGCGGCGGCCTGCTGTGCCTGCTGCTGCCGCTGGTCGAGCAGGAGGGCGGCGGCAGCAGCCCGTGGTACCTGCTGATCGTCGCGGCCGTGCTGCTGGCGTCGTTCCCGGTCTGGGAGCACTGGTACCGCAAGCGCGGGAACCACCCGCTGGTGAACCTGCGCCTGCTGCGGATCCGCAGCTACTCCTTCGGAGCCACCCTCGGCCTGCTCTACTTCGCCGGGTTCACCAGCATCTTCTTCGTGCTGGCGGTGTACTTCCAGCGCGGCCTGGGCTACTCGGCGCTGCAAGCCGGGCTGGCGCTGACGCCGTTCGCGGTCGGTTCGGCGGTGTCCTCCGCGCTGGGCGGCCGGATCGTGCACCGCATGGGCCGCCACCTGGTGATCATCGGCCTGCTGGCGGCCCTGCTCGGCCTCCTGGCCACGGACGTCCTGCTGGCCACCCACCCCGGCCCGATGGCGGGCGCGGTGACGGCGGTGCCCCTGCTGGTGGCGGGAATCGGCAGCGGCCTGGTGATCTCCCCGAACCAGACGGTGACGCTCAGCGAGATCGACGTGGCCCACGGCGGAACGGCGGCGGGAGTCCAGCAGACCGGCCAGCGCATCGGCTCGGCGGTGGGCACGGCAGCGGCCTCCGGTCTCTTCTTCGGAGTCCTGAGCACCAGCGGCTTCGACGCGGCGATCACCAGCGGCCTGATCGTCTCGATCGCCTTCGTCACCGCGGCCCTGCTGGTGGCGCTGGCCGAGGTCGTCCTGGCCCGCCGCAAGCCTTCGGCAGCTCAGGCCTCGTGAGTGGTTTGGGGCGCCATGGCACCCCAAACCACTCACGGACCATCACCAGCCAAAACATCAAGCCTTGAGGGAAGCCAAGAAAGAACCCCAAGCACCGCTCCCGAAGCTCAGCACGCCGTCATCGGGTGCCTTGGAGTCCCGGACCCGGACGGTGCTGTCGAGTAATCGGACCTCGACGCAGTTGTCGCTGGCAGCGGCACTCTTGGAGCTCTTGAACCATCCCGTGTCCCGGGTAAACCGCGGCATGATCAGCCACCCCTCATGATCCCGTCGATCAGCTGACGTGACGCCTGCGCGCTCAGTGCGAGGTCGCGGAGCCGTCGGAAGACGCGAAACATCGTCGCAGTATCGGCTTCGTCGTGGAAGTAGGTGGAGGGGCCGTAAACGACGTTCGCGAAGGCGACCGGCGAGCCTTGCCCGCTGAACTCGAACAGGGTGAAGCCACCTCCGCGAGCCGGATTCTGGTAGCTCTCGCGGGGCAAGACCTGGATGGACAGATCTGCTCGTCTGCCCAGCAGATCGAGGAGATGTGCCAGTTGGTCGCGCATGATCTCTGGACCACCGACCCGCGAGCGAAGGGACTCTTCAGTCAAGACGAATGACATCTTCTTGGCGGGTGATGCATCGAATGTGCGCTTCTGGCGATCGAGGCGGAACGCAACGCGTTGCTCCAGTTCGGCTTCCGATGACCGCCACCAGATCCCGTCGCCTTCGTCGATGAGTGCTCTGACGTACTCGGGCGTTTGCAGCAGCCCAGGCACCATCCCGCATTCGTAGCTGCTGATCTCCGCGGCGCTGGCTTCGAGGTCGGCGAAGCGCTGGAAGGCGCCGGGGAGGAGGTCGGTGTAGGTGCGGCCACGTTGGCGTCTCCGGGCTTGGGCGCCCAGCGCGAGCGCCGTTTCGCGCTCGTCTCCGGAGACCTCGTAGAAGTCCAGGAGCTTGCCCAGGTCTTCCTGGCTGAGCGTGCCCTTGCCGTCTTCCAGCTCGACGATGCGGGAGCGGACTCGGCCGATCGCTTCCGCTGCGGCTTGCTGGGACATGCCGGATTCCTCGCGGATCCGGCGCAGCGTCAGGCCGAGTTGGCGGCGCTCCAGGGTTTGGCGGGCTCGCGCCATCGACGACCTCCAGGATCTCGAAACACCCGATCAGGGACGTGACCTTAGCGCGACGGTCGCCCTAATCTTAACGCGACGGTCGCGCTAAGCGATTGTTTGGCTCCAGCGAGTCACCATAGTCGTCCACTGAGGAAGGTCGGGAGCATGGGCGTGTGCCAGCAGTCCGGGATATTCATCGACTCGTTCGTAGCGATGGAGCAGGAGGTGCCGATGCGCTACGAGCTCGATCGGCACAACGACGTCGTGG
This portion of the Saccharopolyspora antimicrobica genome encodes:
- a CDS encoding MFS transporter; the protein is MDPTESKTRTDEPSATRWRVLAVCLIAGFMTLLDVSIVNVALPSIQQGLDAPAAALSWVVSGYALTFGLVLVPAGRLGDDRGRSRMFLLALGAFTVASALAGFAMTPLWLVVARLLQGVAGGLLNPQVLGLMQQLFHGRERGKAFGLFGAVVGISTAIGPLLGGLIIQLAGAEHGWRWVFFVNLPIGAAAILYGMRVLPRDTRREAARSLDLVGVLLLGGGLLCLLLPLVEQEGGGSSPWYLLIVAAVLLASFPVWEHWYRKRGNHPLVNLRLLRIRSYSFGATLGLLYFAGFTSIFFVLAVYFQRGLGYSALQAGLALTPFAVGSAVSSALGGRIVHRMGRHLVIIGLLAALLGLLATDVLLATHPGPMAGAVTAVPLLVAGIGSGLVISPNQTVTLSEIDVAHGGTAAGVQQTGQRIGSAVGTAAASGLFFGVLSTSGFDAAITSGLIVSIAFVTAALLVALAEVVLARRKPSAAQAS
- a CDS encoding helix-turn-helix domain-containing protein; translated protein: MARARQTLERRQLGLTLRRIREESGMSQQAAAEAIGRVRSRIVELEDGKGTLSQEDLGKLLDFYEVSGDERETALALGAQARRRQRGRTYTDLLPGAFQRFADLEASAAEISSYECGMVPGLLQTPEYVRALIDEGDGIWWRSSEAELEQRVAFRLDRQKRTFDASPAKKMSFVLTEESLRSRVGGPEIMRDQLAHLLDLLGRRADLSIQVLPRESYQNPARGGGFTLFEFSGQGSPVAFANVVYGPSTYFHDEADTATMFRVFRRLRDLALSAQASRQLIDGIMRGG
- a CDS encoding DUF397 domain-containing protein; protein product: MPRFTRDTGWFKSSKSAAASDNCVEVRLLDSTVRVRDSKAPDDGVLSFGSGAWGSFLASLKA